A DNA window from Comamonas sp. 26 contains the following coding sequences:
- a CDS encoding cyclopropane-fatty-acyl-phospholipid synthase family protein — translation MVFMKNLLSTLAPLLEKLPVTVSVQLPSGERTGPEGSAVQLIFRSPKAFAALVGGEVGSVASAIVEGWVEVQGSPRDIMAVAAGLLHGDPVSHTPSWLGQTISKARSLAMHTLTHDAEQIQFHYDLSDDFYALWLDPRRVYSCAYYKDAAMTLAQAQEAKLDHICKKLKLQPGERFWDIGSGWGGLIFWAAEHYGVQAHGITLSRNQFDHVQRLIAEKGLQGRVQVELRDYRQMEGVQPFDKIGSVGMFEHVGSANLPEYFETIYSMLKPGGLALVHGITAGGVSNVELGAGMGDFINRYIFPGGELMHVSRVLHDVAASGLEMVDTENLRPHYARTLWAWSDMLEAQLGEAQAILQAQYDEAKAAKAIRAYRLYLAGSAMGFEHGWIALHQMLCSRPDGDLNTGVMKGAQSGYPFNREYIYR, via the coding sequence ATGGTTTTCATGAAAAACCTGTTGAGCACATTGGCGCCGCTGCTTGAAAAACTTCCGGTGACGGTATCGGTGCAACTCCCCTCGGGCGAGCGCACTGGCCCTGAAGGCAGTGCGGTTCAGCTGATCTTTCGATCTCCCAAAGCGTTTGCGGCGCTGGTGGGGGGCGAGGTGGGGTCTGTGGCCTCGGCCATCGTCGAGGGCTGGGTCGAAGTGCAGGGCAGCCCGCGCGACATCATGGCCGTCGCTGCTGGCCTGCTGCACGGCGACCCGGTCAGTCACACCCCCTCATGGCTGGGGCAGACGATCTCCAAGGCTCGCTCGCTGGCCATGCACACGCTGACGCATGATGCCGAGCAAATTCAGTTTCACTACGACCTCTCGGATGATTTCTACGCGCTGTGGCTGGACCCACGTCGAGTCTATTCCTGCGCTTATTACAAAGATGCGGCCATGACATTGGCGCAGGCGCAAGAAGCCAAGCTGGACCACATCTGCAAAAAGCTCAAGCTGCAGCCGGGCGAACGCTTCTGGGACATTGGTTCGGGCTGGGGCGGCTTGATTTTCTGGGCCGCAGAGCACTACGGCGTGCAGGCCCACGGCATCACCCTGTCGCGCAACCAGTTTGACCATGTCCAGCGGCTGATTGCCGAAAAAGGCCTGCAGGGCCGCGTGCAGGTGGAGTTGCGGGACTACCGGCAGATGGAGGGAGTACAGCCCTTTGACAAGATTGGCTCGGTTGGCATGTTCGAGCATGTAGGCAGTGCCAATCTGCCTGAATACTTCGAGACCATCTATTCCATGCTCAAGCCCGGCGGGCTGGCGCTGGTGCACGGTATTACCGCAGGCGGCGTCAGCAACGTGGAGCTGGGCGCGGGCATGGGCGACTTTATCAACCGCTACATCTTTCCCGGCGGCGAGCTGATGCATGTGAGTCGTGTGCTGCACGATGTGGCGGCCAGCGGACTGGAGATGGTGGACACAGAAAACTTGCGCCCCCACTATGCGCGCACGCTCTGGGCCTGGTCGGATATGCTGGAAGCCCAACTGGGCGAGGCGCAGGCCATACTGCAGGCCCAGTATGACGAGGCGAAGGCCGCCAAGGCCATACGCGCCTATCGCTTGTATCTGGCGGGCAGCGCCATGGGTTTTGAGCATGGCTGGATTGCCCTGCATCAGATGCTATGCAGCAGACCTGATGGCGACCTGAACACCGGGGTGATGAAAGGCGCGCAGAGCGGCTATCCTTTCAATCGCGAATACATCTACCGTTGA
- a CDS encoding DUF1840 domain-containing protein — MTYKFKSRATADLIMLDANARTLLEIMGKSPDDAQGIITVEQIPAAIAALEAAAAEETARRNGQSNAQPEDDEQGEDADSASHDSVGLAQRIVPLVDMLRRSAAEGKDVTW, encoded by the coding sequence ATGACTTATAAATTCAAATCGCGCGCCACCGCAGACCTCATCATGCTGGATGCCAATGCCCGCACGCTGCTGGAAATCATGGGCAAGTCGCCTGACGATGCGCAAGGCATCATCACCGTAGAGCAAATTCCGGCTGCCATCGCGGCTCTGGAAGCCGCTGCCGCAGAAGAAACCGCGCGGCGTAATGGCCAGAGCAATGCTCAGCCCGAGGACGATGAGCAGGGCGAAGATGCAGACAGCGCGAGCCACGACAGCGTGGGTCTGGCCCAGCGCATCGTGCCGCTGGTCGATATGCTGCGCCGCAGTGCAGCCGAGGGTAAGGACGTGACCTGGTAA
- a CDS encoding tripartite tricarboxylate transporter substrate-binding protein — MQTIFKIAAIALAATAAISSHADTYPVAGKTITIIVPFTAGGPTDKVARDLAESMRKQLGNATIVIDNADGAGSTIGIGKAARAKNDGYTLLLTHIAMSTIPTLYRKLPFNVLNDFEYAGIINDVPMTLIGRPTLPAKNFAEVKDWVGKNQGKVNLANAGVGSASHLCGLMFQSALQQDMTPVPYKGAAPAIADLMGNQVDLLCDQTTNTTSQIAAKKVQAYGVTTTKQLTTPALKDLPTLQSLGLKDFNVTIWHGLYAPKGTPAEVVKKVNEAMKTSLKDPEFIKRQEALGAVIASDDRINPAGHKKFVESEIAKWGKVIKAAGIYAD, encoded by the coding sequence ATGCAGACAATTTTCAAGATCGCCGCCATCGCTCTGGCCGCCACCGCAGCTATCAGCAGCCATGCCGACACCTACCCTGTCGCAGGTAAGACGATCACGATCATCGTGCCTTTCACCGCAGGCGGCCCCACCGACAAGGTCGCCCGTGACCTGGCAGAGTCCATGCGCAAGCAGTTGGGCAATGCCACCATCGTGATCGACAACGCCGACGGCGCTGGCAGCACCATCGGTATCGGCAAAGCTGCACGTGCCAAGAATGACGGCTACACGCTGCTGCTGACGCACATCGCGATGTCGACCATCCCTACGCTGTATCGCAAGCTGCCCTTCAATGTGCTCAACGACTTTGAGTACGCCGGCATCATCAACGATGTGCCCATGACACTGATCGGTCGCCCCACGCTGCCCGCCAAGAATTTCGCTGAAGTCAAAGACTGGGTCGGCAAGAACCAGGGCAAGGTAAATCTGGCCAACGCTGGCGTGGGCTCCGCCTCGCACCTGTGCGGCCTGATGTTCCAGTCGGCCCTGCAGCAGGACATGACTCCCGTGCCTTACAAGGGTGCAGCCCCCGCGATTGCCGATCTTATGGGCAACCAGGTGGACCTGCTGTGCGACCAGACCACCAACACAACATCACAGATCGCTGCCAAGAAGGTTCAGGCCTATGGCGTGACCACCACCAAGCAGCTGACTACGCCCGCACTCAAGGATCTGCCCACGCTGCAGTCTCTGGGTCTGAAGGACTTCAACGTCACCATCTGGCACGGCCTGTACGCACCCAAGGGAACGCCAGCCGAGGTCGTCAAGAAGGTCAACGAAGCCATGAAAACTTCGCTGAAGGATCCTGAATTCATCAAGCGCCAGGAAGCACTGGGTGCCGTGATCGCCTCGGATGACCGTATCAATCCCGCAGGCCACAAGAAGTTTGTGGAAAGCGAAATTGCCAAGTGGGGCAAGGTCATCAAGGCCGCAGGCATCTACGCCGACTAA
- a CDS encoding phenylacetate--CoA ligase family protein has product MSAFYDALETRSPDEREAALLAALPTQIAHAQQRSGAFAEILKGVNPATITSRAALAQLPVTRKSELLERQGAQRPQQIFGGFNAIDLGHEMPRLFASPGPIYEPESRRPDYWRMARSMYAAGFRAGELVHNCFSYHFVPAGSMMETGAHALGCTVFAGGTGQTEQQVQAMVDLQPAAYVGTPSFLKIIVEKSQEMGVKLPSLTKAMVSGEAFPPSLCNWMREHGIDAYQGYGTADLGLIAYETSAREGLVLDEGVIVEIVRPGTGDPVAEGEVGELVITTLNPDYPLIRFGTGDLSAYLPGQCPTGRTNARIKGWMGRADQTTKVRGMFVHAKQVAEVVKRFPQIGKARLVVTGEMANDQMQLLVETTETAPGFALQVIEALRDVTKLRGDVQMVAPGSLPNDGKVVEDARSYQ; this is encoded by the coding sequence ATGAGTGCTTTCTACGACGCGCTGGAAACGCGCAGCCCTGATGAACGCGAAGCGGCATTGCTGGCTGCGCTGCCGACTCAGATCGCCCATGCACAGCAGCGCTCCGGCGCTTTTGCAGAAATTCTCAAGGGTGTGAATCCAGCAACCATCACCAGCCGCGCGGCGCTGGCGCAACTGCCTGTGACGCGCAAGAGCGAGCTACTGGAGAGGCAAGGCGCACAGCGCCCACAGCAGATTTTTGGCGGCTTCAACGCCATCGACCTGGGCCACGAAATGCCCCGGCTGTTTGCCAGCCCCGGCCCCATCTATGAACCCGAAAGCCGCCGCCCCGATTACTGGCGCATGGCGCGCTCCATGTACGCCGCAGGCTTTCGCGCGGGCGAGCTGGTGCACAACTGCTTTTCCTATCACTTCGTCCCTGCGGGCTCGATGATGGAAACCGGCGCCCATGCTCTGGGCTGCACGGTTTTTGCGGGCGGGACCGGTCAGACCGAGCAGCAAGTTCAGGCCATGGTTGATCTGCAACCCGCCGCCTATGTGGGCACGCCCAGCTTTCTGAAAATCATTGTGGAAAAATCGCAGGAGATGGGCGTCAAGCTGCCCAGCCTGACCAAGGCCATGGTCAGCGGCGAGGCGTTTCCACCCTCGCTGTGCAACTGGATGCGCGAGCACGGCATCGACGCTTATCAGGGCTATGGCACGGCTGATCTGGGTCTGATTGCCTATGAAACCTCGGCCCGCGAAGGTCTGGTTCTGGACGAGGGCGTGATCGTGGAAATCGTGCGCCCCGGCACGGGCGACCCGGTGGCCGAGGGCGAAGTGGGCGAACTGGTCATCACCACGCTCAACCCCGATTATCCGCTCATCCGTTTTGGCACCGGCGACCTGTCCGCCTATCTGCCCGGCCAGTGCCCCACAGGCCGCACCAATGCCCGTATCAAGGGCTGGATGGGCCGCGCCGACCAGACCACCAAGGTGCGCGGCATGTTCGTGCATGCCAAGCAGGTGGCCGAGGTCGTCAAGCGCTTTCCGCAGATCGGCAAAGCCAGACTGGTGGTCACGGGCGAGATGGCCAACGACCAGATGCAGCTGCTGGTGGAGACCACGGAAACCGCTCCAGGTTTCGCCCTGCAGGTGATTGAAGCCCTGCGCGATGTCACCAAGCTGCGCGGCGATGTGCAGATGGTGGCCCCTGGCAGCCTGCCCAACGATGGCAAGGTGGTCGAGGACGCTCGCTCCTACCAGTAA
- a CDS encoding ABC transporter ATP-binding protein, translating into MSDTAPTVSASAKPAPLVEVNGIEVIYNHVILVLKGVSLQVPHQSIVALLGGNGAGKTTTLRAISNLLKGERGEVTKGGITLEGEQIANLSPADLVKRGVVQVMEGRHCFAHLSIEENLLTGSYTRTDKGEIAANLEKVYNYFPRLKTRRTSQAAYTSGGEQQMCAIGRALMSNPRMVLLDEPSMGLAPQIVDEVFHIVKDLNSKEKVTFLLAEQNTNMALKYADYGYIMESGRIVMDGPASDLASNEDVKEFYLGVGGGERKSFKDVKSYKRRKRWLA; encoded by the coding sequence ATGAGTGATACAGCGCCCACAGTTTCCGCCTCCGCCAAGCCTGCTCCGCTGGTGGAAGTCAATGGCATCGAGGTCATCTACAACCATGTCATTTTGGTGCTCAAAGGCGTGTCGCTGCAGGTGCCGCACCAGAGCATCGTGGCGCTACTGGGCGGCAATGGTGCGGGCAAGACCACCACGCTGCGCGCCATCTCCAACCTGCTCAAGGGCGAGCGCGGCGAAGTCACCAAGGGCGGTATCACGCTGGAGGGCGAGCAGATTGCCAATCTCTCGCCAGCCGATCTGGTCAAGCGCGGTGTGGTGCAGGTCATGGAAGGCCGTCACTGCTTTGCCCACCTGAGCATTGAAGAAAACCTGCTGACGGGCAGCTACACCCGCACGGACAAAGGCGAGATCGCCGCCAATCTGGAGAAGGTCTACAACTACTTTCCGCGCCTCAAGACCCGGCGCACCAGCCAGGCCGCGTACACATCGGGCGGCGAGCAGCAGATGTGCGCCATCGGCCGCGCGCTGATGAGCAACCCGCGCATGGTGCTGCTCGACGAGCCATCGATGGGCCTTGCCCCGCAGATCGTCGACGAGGTATTCCACATCGTCAAAGACCTCAACAGCAAGGAAAAAGTCACCTTCCTGCTGGCCGAGCAGAACACCAATATGGCGCTCAAATACGCCGACTACGGCTACATCATGGAAAGCGGCCGCATCGTGATGGATGGTCCGGCTTCCGATCTGGCCAGCAATGAAGACGTCAAAGAGTTTTATCTGGGCGTTGGCGGTGGGGAGCGCAAGAGTTTCAAGGATGTGAAGAGCTACAAACGGCGCAAGCGCTGGCTGGCTTGA
- a CDS encoding ABC transporter substrate-binding protein, which produces MMFKKVAMAAATVAASMGALMTAPAVQAQEQFVPLLVYRTGQFAPLGIPWADGKQDYLKLINAKGGINGVKIKFEECETAYDTAKGVECYERLKGKDGGASGFDTQSTGITFAVTDKAVGDKIPVVTPGYGLSQSADGKVFEWNFPLLGNYWTAADSMIQDILKKEKGSLKGKKIALVYHDSPYGKEPIPLLEKRAAKEGFELIKLPVTAPGVEQKSTWLQIRQNRPDYVLLWSAGVMTPTAVREAQATGYPREKMYAIWWGGSDHDVKDIGAGAKGYNTVTIHNTAERDKVHDEVKAQVYDKNQGTAKDVKELGQLAHTRGMMISMLQVEAIRTAQEKFGKGKVMTPEQVRWGLENLNLTQARLNELGFGKMIRPFKTSCDNHLGADWARIATWDGAKFTVTSDWYQSDKTLIDPLVKEYAEKYAKEKNVKVRSCS; this is translated from the coding sequence ATGATGTTCAAGAAAGTTGCGATGGCTGCCGCTACTGTGGCGGCAAGCATGGGCGCCTTGATGACTGCGCCCGCAGTGCAGGCACAAGAACAGTTTGTCCCTCTGCTGGTGTACCGCACCGGCCAGTTCGCACCGCTGGGTATCCCATGGGCCGACGGCAAGCAGGACTACCTCAAGCTCATCAACGCCAAGGGCGGCATCAATGGGGTGAAGATCAAGTTTGAAGAATGCGAAACCGCTTATGACACCGCCAAAGGCGTGGAATGCTATGAGCGCCTGAAAGGCAAAGACGGCGGCGCATCCGGTTTTGATACCCAATCCACCGGCATTACCTTTGCCGTGACGGACAAGGCCGTAGGCGACAAAATTCCCGTCGTCACACCCGGCTATGGCCTGTCGCAATCGGCAGACGGCAAGGTGTTCGAGTGGAACTTCCCGCTGCTGGGCAATTACTGGACCGCCGCAGATTCCATGATTCAGGACATTCTGAAGAAGGAAAAAGGCAGCCTCAAGGGCAAGAAAATCGCCCTCGTCTATCACGACTCGCCTTATGGCAAGGAGCCCATTCCATTGCTGGAAAAGCGCGCCGCCAAGGAAGGCTTTGAGTTAATCAAGCTGCCCGTGACGGCTCCGGGCGTGGAGCAAAAATCGACCTGGCTGCAAATTCGCCAGAACCGCCCCGACTATGTGCTGCTGTGGTCTGCCGGCGTGATGACACCCACGGCCGTACGTGAAGCACAGGCCACGGGCTACCCGCGCGAGAAAATGTATGCCATCTGGTGGGGCGGCTCCGATCATGACGTGAAAGACATCGGTGCCGGTGCCAAGGGTTACAACACCGTGACCATTCACAACACGGCCGAGCGCGACAAGGTACATGACGAAGTCAAGGCCCAGGTCTACGACAAGAACCAGGGCACGGCCAAAGATGTCAAGGAGCTGGGCCAGCTGGCCCACACGCGCGGCATGATGATTTCCATGCTGCAGGTCGAGGCCATCCGCACCGCGCAGGAAAAGTTCGGCAAGGGCAAGGTCATGACGCCCGAGCAAGTGCGCTGGGGCCTGGAGAACTTGAACCTGACTCAGGCTCGCCTCAATGAGCTGGGCTTTGGAAAAATGATTCGCCCCTTCAAGACCAGCTGCGACAACCACCTGGGTGCCGACTGGGCGCGCATTGCAACCTGGGACGGTGCCAAGTTCACAGTGACCTCCGACTGGTACCAATCCGACAAGACCTTGATCGATCCCCTGGTCAAGGAATACGCGGAAAAGTACGCCAAGGAAAAGAACGTCAAGGTACGTAGCTGCAGCTAA
- a CDS encoding branched-chain amino acid ABC transporter permease, which yields MFYRENGQFKTSYAADQQIFGVAQDRWAILLVLAFAFLIVPFVASDYTFQAILIPFVIMSLGALGLNILVGYCGQISLGTAAFMAVGAYAAYNLQARIEGMPLLLALIGGGVVAMVFGVIFGLPSLRIRGLYLAVATLAAQFFVDWLTTRAAWVTNNSSSGSVSAKPLAILSWQIDTPMEKYLLCLVLLCVLALAAKNLVRSAIGREWMAMRDMDVAAAVIGIRPTYAKLSAFAVSSFIVGIAGALWGFVHLGAWEPAAFSLDRSLQLLFMIIIGGLGSIVGSIFGAAFFVLLPLLLNQVPHWLGLPLSTATATYLEHMIFGALIVFFLIVEPHGLAKLWATARQKLRVWPFPH from the coding sequence ATGTTTTATCGTGAAAACGGCCAATTCAAGACCAGCTACGCGGCAGACCAGCAGATTTTTGGCGTGGCGCAAGACCGCTGGGCCATCTTGCTGGTACTGGCCTTCGCCTTTCTGATCGTCCCCTTTGTCGCCAGCGACTACACCTTTCAGGCGATCCTGATTCCCTTCGTCATCATGTCGCTGGGTGCACTGGGGCTCAACATCCTCGTGGGCTATTGCGGTCAGATCTCTCTGGGAACCGCCGCCTTCATGGCTGTAGGCGCTTATGCGGCCTACAACCTGCAGGCCCGCATCGAAGGCATGCCACTGCTGCTGGCCTTGATCGGCGGCGGCGTGGTGGCCATGGTGTTCGGCGTGATTTTCGGCCTGCCCAGTCTGCGCATTCGCGGCCTGTACCTGGCCGTGGCGACGCTGGCCGCCCAGTTCTTTGTGGACTGGCTGACCACCCGCGCCGCCTGGGTGACCAACAACTCCTCGTCCGGCTCGGTCAGTGCCAAGCCGCTGGCCATCTTGAGCTGGCAGATCGACACCCCCATGGAGAAGTACCTGCTGTGCCTGGTGCTGCTGTGCGTGCTGGCCCTGGCTGCCAAGAATCTGGTGCGCAGCGCCATTGGCCGCGAGTGGATGGCCATGCGCGACATGGATGTGGCCGCCGCCGTGATCGGCATCCGCCCCACCTACGCCAAGCTTTCGGCCTTTGCCGTCAGCAGCTTCATCGTCGGCATTGCCGGCGCGCTCTGGGGCTTTGTCCACCTGGGTGCCTGGGAGCCCGCAGCCTTCAGCCTGGATCGTTCGCTGCAGCTGCTTTTCATGATCATCATCGGCGGTCTGGGTTCAATTGTTGGCAGCATTTTTGGCGCCGCCTTCTTTGTGCTGCTGCCCCTGCTGCTCAACCAGGTGCCGCACTGGCTGGGTCTTCCCCTGTCCACGGCTACAGCCACCTATCTGGAACACATGATTTTTGGTGCCCTCATCGTGTTCTTCCTGATTGTGGAACCCCATGGATTGGCCAAGCTGTGGGCAACCGCACGCCAAAAGCTGCGCGTCTGGCCCTTCCCACATTGA
- a CDS encoding branched-chain amino acid ABC transporter permease, with amino-acid sequence MGFFLETLFGGLMVGTLYALIAIGFVLIFKASGVFNFAQGAMVLFSALTMARFSQWIPGWLGMEPGLVGNLLAIIVTLALMVVVAWVIERLALRHLVNQEPITLLMATLGIAYLLDGLGPMIFGSEVYKIDVGMPKDPIFIMDGLFPGGVMISLEDLYAACIAAVLVICLSVFFQKTKTGRALRAVADDHQAAQSIGIPLSRIWVIVWSVAGGVALVVGIIWGSKLGVQYSLSLVALKALPVVILGGLTSLPGAIIGGLIIGVGEKLSEVYLGPMVGGGIETWFAYGLALCFLLVRPQGLFGDKIIDRV; translated from the coding sequence ATGGGATTTTTTCTAGAAACCTTGTTCGGCGGCCTCATGGTGGGCACGCTGTACGCGCTGATTGCCATTGGCTTTGTGCTGATTTTCAAAGCCTCGGGCGTCTTCAACTTTGCGCAGGGTGCGATGGTGCTGTTCTCAGCCCTGACCATGGCACGCTTTTCGCAGTGGATTCCCGGCTGGCTGGGCATGGAGCCCGGCTTGGTCGGCAACCTGCTGGCCATCATCGTCACGCTGGCGCTCATGGTGGTGGTGGCCTGGGTGATTGAGCGACTGGCCCTTCGTCATCTGGTCAACCAGGAGCCCATCACCTTGCTGATGGCCACGCTGGGCATTGCCTATCTGCTCGACGGCCTCGGCCCCATGATTTTTGGCAGCGAGGTTTACAAGATTGATGTGGGCATGCCCAAAGATCCTATCTTCATCATGGACGGCCTGTTCCCCGGCGGCGTGATGATCAGTCTGGAAGATCTGTACGCCGCCTGCATTGCCGCTGTGCTGGTGATTTGCCTGAGTGTGTTTTTCCAGAAAACCAAGACCGGCCGCGCCCTGCGCGCCGTGGCCGACGACCATCAGGCGGCGCAGTCCATCGGCATTCCTCTGTCGCGCATCTGGGTCATCGTCTGGTCGGTGGCCGGTGGTGTGGCACTGGTCGTAGGCATCATCTGGGGCAGCAAACTGGGCGTGCAGTATTCGCTGTCACTGGTCGCCCTCAAGGCCCTGCCCGTCGTGATTCTGGGCGGCCTGACATCGCTGCCCGGCGCCATCATCGGCGGCCTGATCATCGGCGTGGGCGAGAAGCTGTCCGAAGTCTATCTGGGCCCCATGGTGGGTGGCGGCATCGAGACCTGGTTTGCCTACGGTCTGGCCCTGTGCTTTCTGCTGGTACGGCCTCAAGGCCTGTTCGGCGACAAGATCATTGACCGCGTTTAA
- a CDS encoding ABC transporter ATP-binding protein gives MNTKTAGDVILDIKNISLRFGGVKALTDISFNVKEHEIRAIIGPNGAGKSSMLNCINGVYTPSEGSITFRGQTFNHMNSRQVAEMGVARTFQNLALFKGMSVIDNIMTGRNLKIKSNILMQALRLGPAQREEMQHREFVEHIIDFLEIQAWRKTPVGQLPYGLQKRVDLGRALAMEPQVLLLDEPMAGMNVEEKQDMCRFILDVNEEFGTTIVLIEHDMGVVMDISDRVVVLDYGKKIGDGAPDEVRNNEDVIRAYLGAGH, from the coding sequence ATGAATACAAAAACCGCTGGCGACGTGATTCTGGACATCAAGAACATCAGCCTGCGCTTTGGCGGCGTCAAGGCTCTGACCGATATTTCTTTCAACGTCAAAGAGCATGAAATCCGCGCCATCATTGGCCCCAACGGTGCCGGAAAAAGCTCCATGCTCAACTGCATCAACGGTGTCTACACGCCGTCCGAAGGCTCCATCACTTTTCGTGGCCAGACCTTCAACCACATGAACAGTCGGCAGGTTGCAGAGATGGGCGTAGCGCGCACCTTTCAGAATCTGGCGCTGTTCAAAGGCATGAGCGTGATCGACAACATCATGACCGGCCGCAATCTCAAAATTAAGAGCAATATTCTCATGCAGGCATTGCGCCTTGGTCCTGCACAGCGTGAGGAAATGCAGCACCGCGAGTTTGTCGAGCACATCATCGACTTTCTTGAAATCCAGGCCTGGCGCAAGACCCCTGTGGGCCAACTGCCCTACGGCCTGCAAAAGCGGGTGGACCTTGGCCGAGCCCTCGCCATGGAGCCGCAAGTGCTGCTGCTGGACGAGCCCATGGCCGGCATGAACGTGGAAGAAAAGCAGGACATGTGCCGCTTCATCCTTGACGTAAATGAAGAGTTCGGCACCACCATCGTGCTGATTGAGCACGACATGGGCGTGGTGATGGACATCTCGGACCGCGTCGTGGTGCTGGATTACGGCAAAAAAATTGGCGACGGTGCCCCCGATGAAGTACGCAACAACGAAGACGTGATCCGGGCCTATCTGGGCGCTGGCCACTGA